The DNA window aagaaaccagaaattttatttcttaaggaggagaagaaaagcCCTTCTCCGGTGACTCACAATGGGGGGACTAAACCTAACCCATGGacaaaaagaacaagagaacaaacaccaagaaggaaaagaacaatGATAACACATTTATAATGAATCCACTAGTTTTGTCGATTAGATATGTAATAAACTAAATTGTACAATGGAGCAGCCTTGACAGGATCAAAATGTGAAATCTCTCCAATGGCTTGTTCCACCAACTCATTTGCAAATTTCTTCGATCTCTCAACACCCATCACCCTCGGATAAGTAGCCTTATTGCTCGCCAAATCCTTTCCGGCAGTCTTCCCCAGCTCCTCCGTAGACTTTGTCACATCCAAAATATCGTCCACCACTTGAAATAATAACCCTATAACCCTTGCATACTTTCTAAGTCTATCCACATCGTGTACACTCCCCCCTCCAATTATTGCTCCACAAACAAGAGAAGCCTCTAAGAGTTTCGCCGTTTTGTGTAAATGAATATACTCTAATTCCTTTAAAGTAACATCTTTCCCTTCACTCTCAATATCCATAAACTGCCCCGCCACGAGCCCCTCTGATCCAATGGCTGAGCCTAGCTCAGCGATGGCTCGAACCACGCACTCAGGAGGAACATTTGTGGACTTTGCCGCGATGTGTTCAAAGGCAAATGAAAATAGGGCAGTAGCAGCTAGCATTGCAACGTTTTCACCAAACACTTTGTGGGTTGTAGGCTTGCTCCGCCTAAGATCATCGTTATCCATACAGGGAAGATCATCATGAATCAACGATGTAGTGTGAATAATCTCCAATGCACACGCCATTGGCATTGCCGATGCTTCATCTCCACCTACTAATTCACATGAAGCAATGCACAAGATAGGACGAAGTCGCTTTCCTCCTCCAAGGAGGGCGTATCTCATCGCCTCGCGAATCTTTATCGGGTGTTGCAAGGGTATGGCCTCATCGAGTGCCTTGTTTACTCTTAAAATCTTGAAATCAATGTACTCACTAAATTGATTGGAAATTAAAGGGTTGTCTTCTAATTTGGTAATGATTTCTTGGGCTAGAGACTGTGGTATTGAAGCCAAGTTTGcaactttgaaaagaaaaattgacTCTCTGACGAGGTTTGTGCAATAATTGACAAAGGAAAGAACCATCAACACTAGGTTTCGAGGGAGAATTTGCATAGCAAAATGTaaacaaaggaaaaatgaaaatctaAGTAGGTTTGTGCAAAGGCTAACGAGGTTTTTGAGTGAAAAGGCCATTATTAAAGAGAATTTGCAGAGAAGTAGCAGTCCATATAAACACCTTTGAGCACGAGAACCTACCATTGTAGAGTACATATATAGTTTAATGGTCAACGTGCTCCGCGTGATGTATTCGTCAAAAACACGAAACGACGGTTGACCACAAGTTTTATACATACCCATATATGGGCCTATAAGCTTAAAGCCCAATAATTAGAACCAAAGTCCAATTACACAAGCCCATACTTTACAAGGCTGAGGGAAGGGCTAATttagaggagaaaaaaagaacagaGGGTAGTTTCGTCCTATGTCCAAACAGTTTAACAAACTCCGCTTAACAAACTTTTGGTTCCCGAACCCGTGTTGACGAATCATGCACTGCCAGGTGTTTTAGTTCCCGCCTAAATCCTCTGCTCTCCGACTTTACAAAGCCTTTTTGCAGCAGAACAGTGAGTTAGTGTACTACCAATCTTGAAAGATCCATCAATGGCGAAGCAATTTTTCGTCTCTCTCCTTATCTTCTCTCTATTCTTTCTCTCCTCCACCGTACCGGATAATTCTATCCTCAACGCCACCAAAATCCTCTCCACATCCGGCTTCGCGTCCATGGCTCTGACTCTGGAATTCGGTTCCGATAACTTGATTCCACGGACGCCTTCCCTTACGATCTTCTCTCCGACCGACACTGCCTATGTACGATCTGGTCAGCCTTCCCTCGCTCTTCTCCACTTCCACTTCTCTCCCGTTCTCCTCcatctaaaaacactcaaaTCCCTCCCTTCCGGCACCACGATACCTACTCTCTTCTCTAATCACTCGCTGATCGTCACCACATCTTCAGAGGACGACGACCAGATTTCACTGAACGGGGTCAAGGTAAATGCGTTGCCGATATACAGTGATGCGAATTTGATAGTCTTTGGAATTGAGGACTTCTTCGATCCTCATTTTGAGCCAGTTAATAGTATTCCTCCGACTCATGATGATCCGCCGAGTCACGAGACTCCGAGTCATGATACTCCGAGTCGTGATCATCCTAGTCACGAGACTCCGACTCGTGATCCTCCTACTCACGATCTTGAATGCCATGGTAGTAGCGGATATTCGTTTGACGGAGCAACTAGGGTTCTGAGATCAAGAGACTACTCTGTCATTGCGTCGTTTCTTGATTTGCAACTAGTAGGTCTGTCCAAGGACATTACAGAGATCACCGTTTTTGCTCCTGGTGATAAAGTGATGGCAGCCTCTACTGGTAATTTCAGTAATGGTGAGTTTCCTTCTATCTTTCGTAGGCATGTTGTGCCCTGTAGGATCATATGGCGTGATCTCGTTAATTTCAAGAAAGGGGCATTGTTACCAACATTCTTGAAGGGTTTCGCCATCAATGTCACCAAATCAGGTGATAATTTGCTGTTCAATGGAGTTCCAGCTACTGATCAAGACATGTACACCAGCAAACGAGTCGTTATTCATGGTATTACTGGAGTTCTTGAGGTGcagaagagaggagaagaagtGGCCAGAGCTCCTAAGAGTGGATCCGAAAACGGAAGGATCGAGTCTAAGGTCAAAAAGGTATTTGCAGGACTCCTGTCTGTTTCTTTGTATCTTGTGCAGTTCTGAATCTAAGTTCATGCCTTAGCTCCTAGGATTCAATAGTCATCTGAGTAGTGTACTACAATGCCATTTCTTGTAAAAAGGAGTAGAAGATAGTCTGCTATTGAAGATACAAATTCTTATGTGTTATCTTCACGAATCAGGAGGGCACCGGGCTCAGAGCATGCACAGTAGTAtttcttaacagattctctattcAACAACACCTGTATCATCGGTATCGCACAATGTTCAATGTTTCCAAATACCAGTGTGAATACTCTTGGTTGTGCTATCTGGCTCAAAAGTGTGTAACTAGGAGCAGGGATGACAGAAATGAGAAAGGTCTAACCATGGGTGTCTCCTTGTCAAATCAAACATGATCCTAAACACTTGGCGCAACATGTCCCTATTGTTTCACAACCAAGAGTATAAACACTCTTgcatacaaataaatattttaaaaaagaagattaTTCGACACACAGAAACATATGGGTCGCCAATAATCTTGTACTACAAGAAGATTCTATCAAGCCGGGTCTGTCCTCAGCAGCGATCAGCACACACCACCACCAGTTGTCTATTCAGTGTCCAGTACCAACTAATGGCCGTTTCCTTAGTTTATCGATCTTCTGAGCCAAGCTTAAAGCAGTATCCTCCCTCCCTTCATCAAGAAGAGCTTGTTTCAGATTGCTGAACATTTGTGCTGGTGGCCGAATACCCACATCAAGCATCTCCTGAAAGTACCTGCAAGCCTCATCCAACTTATTCTCATGGCACAAGCTGTTAATCAATGTAGAAAACATATGCATTCCAGGAAGAACGCCACTGGCCTTCATCTGGTCCCAAACTCTCATCGCCATATCTATGCGCTCCTCATTGCAAAACATCCTTACAATAATCTCATAGGTACTAACAGTTGGCTCGCAGCCTGGCTCACTGCTCATTTTTCGGAAGACTGAATATGCCTCTTTAGTTCTTCGAGCCTTTATCAGGTGATGGAGTATTATGTCATAAGTTCGAGAATTCGGGCCAGCCCCACATTTTCTCATCTCATCAACTGTCCTATACACATCATGCATCCGGATTGACCAGCAATAAGCCCCCACAAGAGCATTGAAAGTGGGTGTCTCGGGGACAAAACCATGTACCTTAGACAGCTCAAAATACTGAATGGCTTCATCCAACCTCCTCTCTGAACCCAACCCATTTATCAAAGTACAGAAAATGTGAGGGCTAGGCTTGCAATTCTTCGCCTCCATTTCACGATACAACCCAATAGCCTCATCATACTTCTTAGCCTTACAATATGCATTCATAAGAATACCATACGTCACAACATCAGGGTTGAAACCCTCATCCTTCATCTCCCTGTAAACTTCATTTAATTGCAGCAAATTCTGCTCTTGACCCCACCCTTCTAGCAATATCGTATATGACTTGATATCTGGTACGAAccttctctttttcattttatcaaacacctcTTGTGCTCTCTCTACATGTCTCGACTTGCTCAAAGtatcaatcaacctattatagTCTGACGATTCAAGTGTCAACccaaatttctcaattttctcaAATGCATCAATCGCTTCCTTCACCTTCCTGGCTCTTGCGTATCTCCTGCAAATCAATGCGAAAGTATCTTTATTCAATAAACCTTTACGCTTCATGTCATTAACCAAGTTCCATATCATCTGGAACTGCTTGATTTTTCCCAGCGATTCAATCAAAGCATTGTAGCAATCTGTAGTGTACTTGAATCCCTTTTGCTTCTCGGCCCATCTGAAGAACGACAGCGCGAGGACACCTGCATTACTTAGCCTCTTCAAAACTTCTACCACCAAAGTCGGCGACACCTCGATTGAAGCTCCATCCAGTGAGGCCCCAAGGCTTGAATCGGAATTTTTTGAAACTAATTTACAAATTCTTTCAGTGTCTTGGACAATTTTATCAGTCACAGTATCTTGATTTTGGTCATTGGACCCAACAACATTTTGGGTCTGCACCGAACGACTGTGGATTGATCTGTAGAAACCTAAATGAGAACCCCTTAAAGAACCACATGGGATTTCATTGTTTGGAGTGAGAAAGATAACTGGGTTTTCGATCGTTTTGTGCAAACTAGAGTTCGATCTGGTGAAAACAGTTGCTGCTTTAGAAGACGAAAGATATGGAGGATAGGATCTTTTGGGTGTTTCTGCTAGATAATTGATGAATCGAGAGCGAACCATGTTCAGAGAATTAGAGTTGCTCAGTCCACACTACGGAAGACTTGTGACGACGGGTAGCAACCCAGACTACGGAAGACTTGTGAGAGGGAGTTGCACACAGCCGCTCTCTTCTGGACGATATTGTTCTCTTCTCCTTTTGCAAAGAGATTTTGAAATTAAttcttaaaataattaaataataatgttttttttaaaaaaaacaagaagaaattaaggCCGCTTGACCTACCCTTGATCATGCTTACAAAAGGTGTTTAACATAATCctactttttttctcttttcatttgCCTTGGAACCTTGATTTGTGCAGGTCTAAATGAATTTGCGCTACAAGTAGTGCAGTGTTCCCATAATAAGAAACTTCCTAGTCATTGAATCAGATGGCTCCTATGTGGATAGATCCTACACTGCAACCTATCCAATCTGTTTGCGAGTGATACGAGAGCCACAATgagaacgaaaaaaaaaaatcaatgaatgAGTTCAGTTTCGACATTCAAACTTTCAAAGAGTGTTAAACAACAGAGGTTGAACATACAACACTACAGTATGCCAATGGCAGCTCAAAAGGGGCAAAGCTTCTTGATCCGATCCTCGTGGGCGTGCTTTACAATAAATACTAGGTTACAAGCAACACCGTGGATGCAAAACCCAAGTGAATTCACTTGTTTCCCCTTCGTGTCTGCTCCTCGCATAAACCTCACTCTGGCCTGTATAAATGTTACCATAACCTATGACTGGAAAAGCCCCCCAAAAAGGGGCCCTGACGACAAAGAATGTATCCGTAGTAATGCTAGGCTTTCTGCACCAGTAAGAATTCACAGGCGAAATTGCAAGAATCTAGATAGATCATACTTTAATATACTTTCACTTGCACTGATTTGATTGTGAATTCCAGTCCTCGATAAGGTTTGCAATGACCTCCTCAAACTTCTTCCCCTGAGGCCCAGGCTTTAAAACATTAACATCCCCCCATTGCGTGCAAGGATCCATCCACCAGCTCTTCCGGCCTGCACACCACGCCCCTGGTACCACTCTGTGCTTTCCACGCTTGAGGATCTTGTCATCAATCACGTCCAATACAGGGTCATTCTTCTTAAACTGTCTCGCAAAAGCAGCTCCACTTTGAACCATTTCAACATAATCAGATATGTTGAGAAAGTGGGGTTCCATCTTGGGAGGATTGTCCCAAATCATATATCTCAGATCACTGTTAACAGTTGTGTTCTGATATTCGGGCGAATTGCAGATGATGGAATGGAAATAACTTTCTTGAGACATAATTACGTTGTTAAAATACATAAGGAGGACCCTGGGAAGGTTATCCCAGCCAAGAATGCAATATTCAAGAAAGGATCGGCTCAGGATGACCCATTGAGAACCTGCAGTTTGAGAAAAAATAACAGTGAAATAGCAATTCTGAAGAATAATGCAGCAGAATAAATGAGTCTTTTAAGTTTGCACCGTTAAAACATTTCGATAGACATTGGACAAACAACACATTATGGTGAAAGGGCTTTGCCTGTGAATATCTTAAAAGCTTCAGGCATTGGCCGTTTCTCAGTAGCATGGAATATTTGGCTCCTTCTGGCAAGGTATAGCCCAGGGTCAACTACAATAGGCTGGAACCGATGAGCTCTGCAGCAAAATTAGACAAACAAGATTCAtgaattaataaaaatttacgTCACCTAAGTGCAACTAAATTCAGTTAGAAGTGTTTGCCTACTCTTTCCATCCAAGGTCACTGGAGTGGTCAATAAAATTGAGGTCTCTTCCAAAAGAAGAGAACACATAGGATAGGTCTGAAAAcagcacaagaaacaaaaatagaagaatCAGTAATCTATatcaaagaacaaataaataaacttATAATCCGATTGTCGAAGCCTTAAGCCCAAAAGAAATACTGAAATACGGCACAACAGCAATAAgatttcttttgtttgctttttataGGCAATGGGATTGATAATTGATACCATTTAGACCTTGATGGAGACACTCAGAAGTCTCTGTGTGCAGAACAAAGTTGAAATTTTTATATTAACTAACTTGTGATCCTTACTACACAAGTTTCATCGCAGTTCAACTCAAATCTTCAAACCATAGGATGACATAACAAATTCACATGAGCCAAATAGTGATAATCAAAACCTTAACATCTCATAGCCGGCTTCAATCAAGGATATTAGTTGGCTTGGCATGCTTTATCTGAGTCTACTGACGACCTCTGGAGTTCATAATTGCTTTACTTGCCCAACACAATATACATTTCATGATAAAAAGGCTACATACTCACTTGACTATAACATACATGCTTCAATTTGCATGCTCCAGGTAACCTTGTTGTATTCTATGCAATGACCAGTTTGACAATAGATAGCCAAGTATGAAAGTCaggaaaagaaaccaatatTTCAACGCAATATTAGTCAATGGAACAATCTTGGCCCCTGATCTTTGGCACAGAGAACCACTATCATAGTAGAGTGATCCTTATATGTATGGCAAGTTGGTAAAGAGGATATCCCTCCACAAAAACAGTTTCCATCCAGATAAAGAAGAGGATGACCTCTAACAGACTCTCACGGTCATAGTATATGGACAACAACCACAAGTTCAGATGCCAAAGGAAATTAACTTTCAAGACTTCAGCTCAAAAGCATGATTTCCAGATTTTTTTCTAATCCAAATTTGATATAGCTAAACAGTTAACTTGGCCTCACTCTAAACTAATACAAAAGTGGCATCCATAAGGACGGCATAGAGAGATAGAAGGTTTTAGAGGCgcaatctctctctctgtctctccctCAATCATACACAAATTTGGCAAGTCAAGTTGAAATATTAAATGTACCACTACGCCACGCACATATAAGTAAATTAACAATAACGACGtgaactaaaaaaagaaaatatttttgtgaACTTTTTATGTAAAGCACATCCATATCTAAATAACCAAGACTAGACTTCAAGAGATTTGATGGTGAGACCACCGACCGGATTATCCCAAAGGAGAGAATCTGAAGTCTAAGAAGACCTACAACTTGCATCAGAATTGGATGGCATAGATTCTGCTCTAACAAAGATTATCTGGGTAAATATGCTCCAAAGCTACATTCACAGAGAATACGCACTTTAAGGGCCCAGATACATGTGATTGAGGGTGAATCAAAAACCTTTTTATCATCCTAATTCAGCCCAGGCAGACCTAAAAGAATGTTCACGTGCACAATAGTTCGCTGTGACTCTAGCCATCATGTGATTCGATGCTCTTGCgggtatttgaaaaaaattagctCACACCAAAACCTAAAATTTTTCTACAGAATCTACGggtagacttctacgaacactagtcagagtacaacggtccactttaatgacatgaaattgctcaactctctccatagtcgtgcttttcacgtttttgtgcaatttccaacatcacttggtctattg is part of the Tripterygium wilfordii isolate XIE 37 chromosome 7, ASM1340144v1, whole genome shotgun sequence genome and encodes:
- the LOC120002508 gene encoding putative fasciclin-like arabinogalactan protein 20 codes for the protein MLNSIPPTHDDPPSHETPSHDTPSRDHPSHETPTRDPPTHDLECHGSSGYSFDGATRVLRSRDYSVIASFLDLQLVGLSKDITEITVFAPGDKVMAASTGNFSNGEFPSIFRRHVVPCRIIWRDLVNFKKGALLPTFLKGFAINVTKSGDNLLFNGVPATDQDMYTSKRVVIHGITGVLEVQKRGEEVARAPKSGSENGRIESKVKKVFAGLLSVSLYLVQF
- the LOC120003084 gene encoding heterodimeric geranylgeranyl pyrophosphate synthase large subunit 1, chloroplastic-like is translated as MEENGREVEVEKSEGRLTRSYIGSVGRREDRKGRRPWNFSEYIDFKILRVNKALDEAIPLQHPIKIREAMRYALLGGGKRLRPILCIASCELVGGDEASAMPMACALEIIHTTSLIHDDLPCMDNDDLRRSKPTTHKVFGENVAMLAATALFSFAFEHIAAKSTNVPPECVVRAIAELGSAIGSEGLVAGQFMDIESEGKDVTLKELEYIHLHKTAKLLEASLVCGAIIGGGSVHDVDRLRKYARVIGLLFQVVDDILDVTKSTEELGKTAGKDLASNKATYPRVMGVERSKKFANELVEQAIGEISHFDPVKAAPLYNLVYYISNRQN
- the LOC120003081 gene encoding pentatricopeptide repeat-containing protein At1g71060, mitochondrial, which encodes MVRSRFINYLAETPKRSYPPYLSSSKAATVFTRSNSSLHKTIENPVIFLTPNNEIPCGSLRGSHLGFYRSIHSRSVQTQNVVGSNDQNQDTVTDKIVQDTERICKLVSKNSDSSLGASLDGASIEVSPTLVVEVLKRLSNAGVLALSFFRWAEKQKGFKYTTDCYNALIESLGKIKQFQMIWNLVNDMKRKGLLNKDTFALICRRYARARKVKEAIDAFEKIEKFGLTLESSDYNRLIDTLSKSRHVERAQEVFDKMKKRRFVPDIKSYTILLEGWGQEQNLLQLNEVYREMKDEGFNPDVVTYGILMNAYCKAKKYDEAIGLYREMEAKNCKPSPHIFCTLINGLGSERRLDEAIQYFELSKVHGFVPETPTFNALVGAYCWSIRMHDVYRTVDEMRKCGAGPNSRTYDIILHHLIKARRTKEAYSVFRKMSSEPGCEPTVSTYEIIVRMFCNEERIDMAMRVWDQMKASGVLPGMHMFSTLINSLCHENKLDEACRYFQEMLDVGIRPPAQMFSNLKQALLDEGREDTALSLAQKIDKLRKRPLVGTGH
- the LOC120003083 gene encoding beta-glucuronosyltransferase GlcAT14A-like — translated: MGAEKKWLFTLFSATFFSLLLLVFCSISTFGFPKPFPSMIYHGSHYPPSFAYYIFGGHGDKDRILRLLLAVYHPRNHYLLHLDVDASDDERHKLVAAVKAVPVIRSFGNVDVVGKPDRITYMGASNIAAILHAVSILLKLDSGWNWFITLSASDYPLITQDDLSYVFSSFGRDLNFIDHSSDLGWKEAHRFQPIVVDPGLYLARRSQIFHATEKRPMPEAFKIFTGSQWVILSRSFLEYCILGWDNLPRVLLMYFNNVIMSQESYFHSIICNSPEYQNTTVNSDLRYMIWDNPPKMEPHFLNISDYVEMVQSGAAFARQFKKNDPVLDVIDDKILKRGKHRVVPGAWCAGRKSWWMDPCTQWGDVNVLKPGPQGKKFEEVIANLIEDWNSQSNQCK